Proteins from a genomic interval of Burkholderia cepacia GG4:
- a CDS encoding TauD/TfdA family dioxygenase: protein MTLLSLPTLDDLRIEPGLPTVVSPRSADGMSIDALAPLAHAIAADALERAGGVLFTGFHVPSIDAFQQFAASFGDPLIGYEYASTPRSQVEGAVYTSTEYPPHRVIPLHNEQSYTREWPLRIWFHCALAAPKGGATPIADSRAVYRALDPALVARFERRELLYVRNFGQGLDLPWQQSFGTDEPAEVDRMCAARGIECAWRTDDDGELLLRTRERCQAVARHPRTGDRVWFNQANLFHLSALDDDMQDALVDAVGLENVPRNVYYGDGAPLEADALAEIRGVLDRQRIVFPWQTGDVLMLDNMLTAHARDPFEGPRKVVVAMAQSYTVTRATERRTDDA, encoded by the coding sequence ATGACCTTGCTTTCGTTGCCGACGCTCGACGACCTGCGTATCGAGCCGGGGCTGCCCACCGTCGTATCGCCGCGCAGCGCCGACGGCATGTCGATCGACGCGCTCGCGCCGCTTGCGCATGCGATCGCGGCCGATGCGCTCGAACGGGCGGGCGGTGTGCTGTTCACGGGCTTTCACGTGCCGTCGATCGACGCGTTCCAGCAGTTCGCGGCGTCGTTCGGCGATCCGCTGATCGGCTATGAATACGCATCGACGCCGCGCAGCCAGGTCGAAGGCGCCGTCTATACGTCGACCGAATATCCGCCGCACCGCGTGATTCCGCTGCATAACGAACAGTCGTATACGCGCGAATGGCCGCTGCGGATCTGGTTCCATTGCGCGCTCGCGGCGCCGAAGGGCGGGGCGACGCCGATCGCGGACAGCCGCGCCGTCTATCGCGCGCTCGATCCGGCGCTGGTCGCGCGCTTCGAGCGGCGCGAGCTGCTGTACGTGCGCAATTTCGGCCAAGGGCTCGACCTGCCGTGGCAGCAGTCGTTCGGCACCGACGAGCCGGCCGAGGTCGACCGGATGTGCGCGGCGCGCGGGATCGAATGCGCATGGCGCACCGACGACGACGGCGAACTGCTGTTGCGCACGCGCGAACGCTGCCAGGCCGTCGCACGGCATCCTCGCACCGGCGACCGCGTGTGGTTCAACCAGGCGAACCTGTTTCACCTGTCCGCGCTCGACGACGACATGCAGGACGCGCTCGTCGACGCGGTCGGGCTCGAGAACGTGCCGCGCAACGTGTACTACGGCGACGGCGCACCGCTCGAGGCCGACGCGCTCGCGGAGATTCGCGGCGTGCTCGACCGCCAGCGCATCGTGTTCCCGTGGCAGACGGGCGACGTGCTGATGCTCGACAACATGCTGACCGCGCATGCGCGCGACCCGTTCGAGGGGCCGCGCAAGGTGGTCGTCGCGATGGCGCAGAGTTACACGGTCACGCGCGCGACCGAACGGAGGACCGATGACGCGTAG
- a CDS encoding RNA polymerase factor sigma-70 has protein sequence MAMAEVLERPAAATANPFLGSHPDLPSCAAPRPRRAVEPGAQGALLDVLISHRAMLVNVARGFVGCASRAEDVVHDVFVKLVEFPNQDAVRQPVAYVTRMVRNASIDACRRQSLENVYHTEEDDGFDVPSPEPTPEAALMTRDTLRRVWAALDDLPARSRAAFEMVRLREETLQTAARALNVSQTLVHFMVRDAERHCAECLDACHRGVACPVFLGGRARRG, from the coding sequence ATGGCAATGGCGGAAGTGCTCGAACGACCGGCAGCGGCAACGGCAAACCCGTTCCTCGGCAGTCATCCGGACTTGCCGTCCTGTGCCGCGCCGCGGCCGCGCCGCGCCGTGGAGCCCGGTGCGCAGGGCGCGCTGCTCGACGTGCTGATTTCCCATCGTGCGATGCTCGTCAACGTCGCGCGCGGCTTCGTCGGCTGTGCGAGCCGCGCCGAGGACGTCGTGCACGACGTGTTCGTGAAGCTGGTCGAATTCCCGAACCAGGATGCGGTGCGCCAGCCGGTCGCGTATGTGACGCGGATGGTGCGCAATGCCTCGATCGATGCGTGCCGCCGGCAAAGCCTCGAGAACGTCTATCACACGGAGGAGGACGACGGCTTCGACGTGCCGTCGCCGGAGCCGACGCCCGAGGCCGCGCTGATGACGCGCGACACGCTGCGCCGCGTGTGGGCCGCGCTCGACGATCTGCCGGCGCGCAGCCGTGCGGCGTTCGAGATGGTGCGGCTGCGCGAGGAAACGCTGCAGACCGCGGCGCGCGCGCTGAACGTATCGCAGACACTGGTGCACTTCATGGTGCGCGACGCGGAGCGGCACTGCGCGGAGTGCCTCGACGCATGCCATCGCGGCGTCGCATGCCCGGTGTTCCTCGGCGGTCGCGCGCGGCGGGGGTAA
- a CDS encoding MbtH family protein: MTQATTPSADTDDLVYTVVINDEEQYSIWPTFRPVPAGWREVGVRGPKAGCLAHIETVWTDMRPASLRRAMDGERASRAS, encoded by the coding sequence ATGACGCAAGCCACGACGCCCTCCGCCGACACCGACGACCTCGTCTACACGGTCGTCATCAACGACGAAGAACAGTATTCGATCTGGCCGACGTTCCGGCCCGTGCCGGCCGGCTGGCGCGAGGTCGGCGTACGCGGCCCGAAGGCCGGCTGCCTCGCGCACATCGAGACCGTCTGGACCGACATGCGCCCCGCGAGCCTGCGCCGCGCGATGGACGGCGAGCGCGCATCGCGCGCGTCGTGA
- a CDS encoding HHHH-motif protein: protein MKTLLKTLTAAAVAAAVLVPAIAEAHPHRVCHFEHHHHKVCRWVR, encoded by the coding sequence ATGAAGACGCTACTGAAAACCCTGACCGCGGCCGCCGTTGCCGCCGCCGTGCTCGTGCCGGCCATCGCCGAAGCGCATCCGCACCGCGTGTGCCACTTCGAGCATCACCATCACAAGGTGTGCCGCTGGGTGCGTTGA